A genomic segment from bacterium encodes:
- the rpsQ gene encoding 30S ribosomal protein S17 — translation MERQFRKTRVGVVVSNKMEKTITVELERKMKHPLYTRVIKRRSKLYAHDEQNTAGIGDKVLVMETRPLSKLKRWRLVKVVEKAV, via the coding sequence GTGGAGAGACAATTTCGCAAAACCAGAGTAGGCGTCGTCGTATCCAACAAAATGGAAAAGACGATTACCGTTGAGCTGGAACGCAAGATGAAGCATCCGTTGTACACCAGAGTTATCAAGCGCCGCTCGAAGCTGTATGCTCACGATGAGCAGAATACTGCCGGGATTGGCGACAAGGTTCTGGTTATGGAAACCCGCCCACTCTCCAAGTTGAAAAGATGGCGTCTGGTTAAAGTCGTCGAGAAAGCGGTATAG
- the rpmC gene encoding 50S ribosomal protein L29 translates to MKIAALRDLTHEEVTQKKLELEDELFNLRLKKKTKQAQNPVRMRFVRRDLARIFTLLREEQLGKTHLAESAKIMLDKKE, encoded by the coding sequence ATGAAAATTGCAGCCTTACGGGATTTGACCCACGAAGAGGTCACACAGAAGAAATTAGAGCTGGAGGATGAGTTGTTCAATCTCCGGCTGAAAAAGAAAACCAAGCAAGCGCAGAATCCGGTTCGGATGCGTTTCGTACGCCGCGACTTGGCCCGCATCTTCACGCTGTTGCGCGAAGAGCAATTGGGCAAGACGCACCTTGCTGAGAGTGCCAAGATCATGCTGGATAAGAAGGAGTAG
- the rplN gene encoding 50S ribosomal protein L14: protein MIQEYSRLNVADNSGAKKVMCFRVLGGTRRRYARIGDIIVCTVKDAIPGGTVKKSEVCRAVVVRTVDAVRRKDGSTVRFSENAAVIINDQKEPRGTRIFGPVARELREKQFMKIVSLAPEVV from the coding sequence ATGATTCAGGAATATTCGCGGCTAAACGTCGCAGATAATTCGGGCGCCAAGAAGGTGATGTGTTTCCGCGTATTGGGCGGCACGCGCCGGCGTTATGCCCGGATCGGCGACATTATTGTCTGCACGGTCAAAGATGCAATTCCAGGCGGCACGGTAAAGAAATCGGAAGTCTGCCGCGCCGTTGTGGTTCGGACTGTTGATGCGGTTCGTCGCAAGGACGGTTCGACAGTGCGTTTTTCTGAAAACGCTGCCGTTATCATCAACGATCAAAAAGAACCGCGCGGTACCCGTATCTTTGGGCCGGTAGCCCGCGAATTGCGCGAGAAGCAGTTTATGAAGATCGTATCGCTGGCTCCGGAGGTTGTGTAA
- the rplX gene encoding 50S ribosomal protein L24, with product MKIRKGDTVRVLSGKNKGKTARVLMVNPEKMRIWVEGVNLVKRHSRPTQKNPKGGVVEKEGSLHISKVMLVDAKGEPTRVGYHVVRSENGRISSKLRISKKSGENI from the coding sequence ATGAAGATCCGCAAAGGCGATACGGTAAGAGTGCTCAGTGGCAAGAACAAGGGCAAGACTGCGCGCGTGCTTATGGTCAATCCCGAAAAAATGCGCATCTGGGTTGAGGGTGTCAATCTGGTCAAACGCCATTCGCGTCCGACACAGAAGAACCCCAAGGGCGGTGTAGTTGAGAAGGAAGGTTCGCTGCATATTTCGAAAGTGATGCTGGTAGATGCCAAGGGTGAACCAACGCGCGTCGGATATCACGTCGTACGCAGCGAGAATGGCCGGATTTCCAGCAAGCTTCGCATCAGCAAGAAGTCGGGAGAAAACATTTAA